Within Desulfocurvibacter africanus subsp. africanus DSM 2603, the genomic segment CACGATGGCGAAGGCGGCGATAACCTGGCCATCCAGGTCCTGGATGGGCGCCACGTCCATCTTGATGTGGCGCTGGTTGCCCTTGAGCGTGTGCATCGTGACCTGCACGTCGCGTAAGACCTGCTCGTCGCGCACGGCCCTGGAACTCAATGTTTCGCGCTTGGGGTCGTTGTAAAAGAACTCGCCCGTGAGCATGCCGACGGCATCCTCCGGCTTTCCGTCACGCTCCAGAAGGTCCAGGCAGGCCTGGTTGGCGAACAGGACGTTGCCCTGCACGTCGCTGATGACGCAGGGCACGGTCATGCCGTGCATCAGGCCCTGGCTCATGCCCAATTTGTTCTTGAGTTCCGCGACCATGGCTTGCACGTGGCCGGCCATGGTCGCCAATTCGCCCGTGAGCGAGGCATCGATGGAGGCGGCGAAATCGCCTCCGGCCACGCGTTCGGCATAGCGGCGCACGGCGTGCATGGGCCGGATGATGCCGCGCGAAGAGAGCAGGCCGAAGGTCGTAGCCAAAGCCAGGCCCACGAGGATGCCGACGAGGGCCGTCATCCGGGCCGTGGACACGCTCCGGGACGTCTGCAGCTCGACAACCTGATAACTCTCGGCGGCAAGGGCATCGGCCTTGACCAGCAAGGCTACGAGTTCCTCGCCGATTCTGTCGGTCTGCGCATCGATTTCGATGACTTCGCGCTCAAGCTTGCCAAGTTGATTCAAGGGGTCGCCGCTGGCGCGCAGGTCCAATACCCGCTTCGACTTGCCGTAGGCCACCAGCATGGACTTCTCGAGAACGCCTGAATGCAGGGCCGCGGCCTTGCCAATCAGTTTGCGCAGCTCGGCATGCGGGACCGCCTCGTAGCGCTTCCCATCCACCTCGCCGCCTTTGAGCAGCGCAGCGGACAGTTGGTTGAAATATTTCTCGTGTTCCAGGTAGCTCCGCCAGGACTCCTGGATTTCATCCGCATCCTGCGCGGTCATGATTTCCATGAGCATCTGCATTTCCCTGGCGACGAGATACTCCAGTTGTGCTGCCGCGTTGGAGAGCTGGGCGTGCCTTTCCAACTCCGTCACGGATCCGCCCATAATACTGGCCTGCCACAGGCTCGAGCCTCCCAATCCCACCAGCAACAAGGCTATGGCGCCGAAACCGGCGAACAGCCGAGCCTGGATGGTCCCCCAGAGAATGCGCATGTCCTCTCCTAAGCCTGCGGTCCGGTCTTCAAAGACACCGGGCGGTACGCATGTGTTCGATCTTTCCACGGATGAATTTTTGTGGGTTATTGTAAAAAAGTCGACAACGCAATCTCGTATTCGGCGGGTCAGGGCCTATGCGGATATGTATCATCCGATTTATGTTGCAATCCGCGTAAGAACATAAGAAGATATTTCATCATTTTCAGATTACCCTGGTGTTGAGCATGAACCGCAAGGTTCCTCCCGAAATCGATCCTGCATGCAGGCAGGTCCTTCAGAGTCGGCGCTATGTCTTCCCTGAACCGATTGCTGACGCCATACAGCCGAGCCTGGAGGCAGCCATCGCATCCATGCCCGACGGCGTCATGGTCTTTGATGCGGAGCTGCGCCTTGCGCGCGCCAATCCCGCAGCCAGGCGAATCTTCGGGCTGGGGTCCGAGGAATGCCGTTTGTCCGTTACGGATCTTGCGCTAGTCCTGCTTCCGGCAAGGCTCGGCGGCACGCCCCTGTCCGTGGAGGATATGCCCTGGATGCGCGCCTGGAGGGGCGAGGCCGTGGCCAGCGAACGGCTCATGGCGAATGTCGGCGGCCAGACGCGCCACCTGCTGTGCAGCGCCGCGCCTATTGCTTCCGGCCCTGACGGTCGGTTGGGCGTGGTGGTGACCGTCCGCGACATCTCGGACCAAATCGACGCGGACTCCCAGCGCGAAGCCCTGCTGCTGGAGCTTCGCTTGGCCAAGGCCGCGGCCGAGGACGCCAGCCGGGCCAAAAGCCTGTTCCTTGCCAATATGAGCCATGAGATACGCACGCCCCTCAACGGTATCATGGGCATGACTGAGCTGGCCCTTGCCAAGGAACCGCGTAAGGAAGTCCGTCAGTATCTGGAACTGCTCAAACAATCCGCCCATTCGCTGCTGGATATCGTCAACGATATTCTGGATCTGTCCCGGGTCGAATCCGGCGAGGCGCAGCTCGTCTTGCGCGAGTTCGTCGTACGCGACGAGCTGGAAGCAGCCGTGCGGCCCCTGGCTTTGAGCGCCAAGCAAAAAGGATTGGCTTTCAGCATGGACGTCGCCCCCGACGTTCCGGAAATCTTGACGGGAGACCCGCAGCGTCTGCGGCAGATCATGATCAATCTCACGGGCAATGCCGTTAAGTTCACCAGGCAGGGCGGTATTGCGGTGCTGGTGGACATCGACGCACTCGACCGCGACCCTCGCGGCGGCAAGGTTCTGATGCATGCGCAGGTCCGCGACACGGGCATCGGCATAGCCCCGGAGCACCTTGCGAACGTCTTCGAGAGGTTCTTCACCACTGCGGCGCTGGATTGCCCTGATTCCGGAGGCACCGGGCTGGGGCTGGCCATCTCTCGTCGTCTGGTCGAGATGATGGACGGGGAGATATGGGTCGAGAGCGTCCAAGGCCGCGGCAGCACCTTTCATTTCACTGCCCGTCTCGGCCTGGGCGAGGATCGCGTCAGGCGATTCCCTCCTGGGCAGCCAGCCGGCCAGGAGCCCGGCACGGCCTCGCCCTTGCGCATACTTCTCGCCGAGGACAACGCCATCAATCAGCTCGTGCTCATGGATCAGTTGGAAGCCAGAGGCTACATGACCGATCTGGCTCACAACGGTCTGGAGGCCCTGCGCATGCTGTCCGTGGGCGACTACGATCTGGTGCTCATGGACGTGCGCATGCCCGAGGTGGACGGCGAAGAGGCCGTGCGCCGCATTCGCGCGGGCGAGACCGGCAACCCGGACATCCCGGTCGTGGCCCTGACGGCTTGCGCCCTGGAGGGCGACCGCGAACGCCTGCTGGCCTGCGGCATGGACGACTATCTGGCCAAGCCCGTGGACATGGATGCCCTGGACAGGCTTCTGGCCCGCTTCGCATTCTGAGTCGCACCTGGCTCGCATCTGGCCATCGTCCGCTCACGTTTCTCCATTTACATTTCAGCGCCTTATTTCTTCTTGACCTCGCCCCATCCATAACCGTAGCTTCCGATACCATGAGGGGACCGTTCATCCGCATGGTGCGGAGGGGTCCCGGTTCACGGCAACGCGGCATCGTTGGGACAGGAGCCACGGTAAGGTCTTATTCCCCAGGGTAGTTTTTCCGCCCTCCTCGTTTCCGGAATCGTCTGTGACACCCCAAAGTGTAAGGAGTTATTGTGCATGGCTAAGTCGCTGTACATCGGCAATCTGCCCTTTTCCGCTACCGAGGGGGATCTGCGCACCATGTTCGCGCAGTTCGGAGCCGTGACCAGGGTCAACATGATCACCGACCGCGAAACCGGCCGGCCGCGCGGCTTCGCTTTCGTGGAAATCGAGGGGGATGTGGACGGCATCATCCGGGCCCTGGACGGCTACCGCATGTCCGGCCGGGTGCTCAAGGTCAACGAAGCCAAACCCCGTGAACCCCGCGCACCGCGAGAGGCTCCCGATTACCGCGATAGCCGCGAGTACCGCCCGCGCCAGCCGCGCTGGTAGGTGCGTGACGCATACAGAGCTGACCGCCCGCTCCGGGACACCGGGGCGGGCATTTTTTATGGCGGAGCGCCCTGCGCCGTTTGCGGCAAAATGGCTCGCGGCGGCTTTCACTGCGCCGGGCGCTCATGTATAAGCTAAAGGAAAACCAGAGCCCCATGGAGGTCGCCCGTGAACAGCACTGTACTGCAACGCATCCGCCAGATTGTCGCCAGCCCCGAGGAGGAGCGGCCCGCAAGCTTCGAACTGGCCTACAAGCTCGCCAAGGAAGCGGCGGACGGCGGCGGGGACCCGGACAAGCTGCCCTGGCTGCTCGTGCGCATGTTCTCCATCTTCGAATACGGCCAGGAACCGCAGGATGTGCATGAGGATCTGCAGGCCGGCCTGCGCGAGGAAGGCGTGCCCAAGGATTCGCCAATCCTGCGCAGCGATACGGCCAAGACGCTGCAGCGCAGGGCCGACGGCAAATCGGAAGGCCACTGAAGGCCTCCGCAGAGGCGCGGCTCTCTGAATGCCCCTTAAACAGGGACATCGCCCCTGCGTCCCTGTCTTCATGCCCTGTAGCCTTGGTCCGTGAGAGGATGACCGCGCGCGCTCAAGCCGCCGCGTTACGCCCCTCGGTCCGGGCGTCTGTCCGCAGGGGCTTGTGCCAGACGTTCATGCATTCCAGTGCGCCGGCGATGTTCGTGTTGCGCGTAAGCGTGCCGTCAAAGGTATAACCGGCGCGAGCAAAGGTGATGTTCATGCCCGGCGACACGGCCCGCGCGATGGTGTAGGCCGTGAGCACGCCGAGCCGCGCGGCCTCCTCCTCCAGGCGGGCCAGGAGGATCGAGGCCAAGCCCTGCCCTCGGTGCTCGGGCAGGGTGGCGAAATCGGTCATCTCCGCGTTCTGCCCCTTGCGGTCCAGCTCGGCCGAGGCCACGGCCGCGAGGCTGCCGTCCTTGAACGCACCCATGTAGCGCACGTGGGTGCGCATGGTTTCGCACAGGTAGCGCGGATCGTGGATGGGGAACGGGTAGCTGGCGAAGACCTGGCCATAGAGCACGGCCATTTCCTGGCAATGTTCCTGCCCAAGGACCTGAAACGTGTAGCCCGAGGGCACGCGTGGCGGGGAGCGCCGCTTTGTGCGCGCCAGGGCAATGTCGAGCACCCGGCGTACGGCTTCCGCGTCTCGCGACTTGGCGCGTGAGGGCTTGCGGAAGCGGGCAAGGAAGCACACGTCGCGTTTGCCGCACAGCATGCCGGGCACGCGCGCTTCTTCCTCGAAGCCGAGTTCCAGGAACGCCGCGCTGGCGGCGGCCGGGGCCTTGACGAAGACCTTGCCGTAGTCCCTGGAGCGCGCCAGGGCCAGCACATTTTCGGCCGCCTCGGCGCCCTTGTCCGCGTCCTCCAACTTCATGAGATAGACCCGGTCCGACAGCGGGCCGTGCTGGATCAGCGCGGAGCCCAGGCGTACAATCCTGTCCTCCGCCATGCGCGTATTCGGATTACCCGTCATGGCTGCCCTCCTGTGCGTTGTCGCCGCCTGGCCGGCGATCCAGACGCGCTGTGCCCTCGGGCACCAGGCTCTGAGTGTCGTCCCAATCCGAGACGAGTCTTTCTATGCCCACCGCCGCATATTCTTCCGCGTCCTGCTCCTTGAGCTGCAGGTCGCAGGAAGCACAGTCGCGGTCGCAGATCGTTGGCGTGTAGCAGTCGGGCTCGGCATAGGTAGTGATGACGCCCTCGTAGTTGCGCAGCACCACTTTGTTGGTGGCCCAGGAGATGACGTAGTTGGGCGTGACCGGGATCTTGCCCCCGCCGCCGGGCGCGTCGATTACGTAGGTCGGCCGGGCGAAGCCGGACGTATGGCCCACCAGGGATTCGATGATTTCGATGCCCTTGCCCACGGGCGTGCGGAAGTGCGTCAGTCCCTCGGACAAGTCGCACTGGTACAGATAGTATGGCCGCACGCGATTGCGCACGAGCTTGTGCAGCAGCGAGCGCATGATGCGCGGGCAGTCGTTGACACCGGCCAACAGCACGGAC encodes:
- a CDS encoding methyl-accepting chemotaxis protein is translated as MRILWGTIQARLFAGFGAIALLLVGLGGSSLWQASIMGGSVTELERHAQLSNAAAQLEYLVAREMQMLMEIMTAQDADEIQESWRSYLEHEKYFNQLSAALLKGGEVDGKRYEAVPHAELRKLIGKAAALHSGVLEKSMLVAYGKSKRVLDLRASGDPLNQLGKLEREVIEIDAQTDRIGEELVALLVKADALAAESYQVVELQTSRSVSTARMTALVGILVGLALATTFGLLSSRGIIRPMHAVRRYAERVAGGDFAASIDASLTGELATMAGHVQAMVAELKNKLGMSQGLMHGMTVPCVISDVQGNVLFANQACLDLLERDGKPEDAVGMLTGEFFYNDPKRETLSSRAVRDEQVLRDVQVTMHTLKGNQRHIKMDVAPIQDLDGQVIAAFAIVTDLTEIQEKQTRIEQQNELIARAAFEATDVASQVSSASEELAAQVDESSRGADLQRSRLAESATAMEQMNASVLEVARNAQGAANVAEQTRGKALEGSRIVEEAVGGIQGISRMADALRGDMGELGRQAESIGRIMGVISDIADQTNLLALNAAIEAARAGEAGRGFAVVADEVRKLAEKTMSATADVDTAIRQIQTSAKRNIQSTEETAQAIARSSELARSSGEALREIVGLAERTAEQVLSIATASEQQSASSEQISRSTDEINRIASEAADAMMQSAQAVTQLAELAGRLNAIIQNIQR
- a CDS encoding PAS domain-containing sensor histidine kinase, which translates into the protein MNRKVPPEIDPACRQVLQSRRYVFPEPIADAIQPSLEAAIASMPDGVMVFDAELRLARANPAARRIFGLGSEECRLSVTDLALVLLPARLGGTPLSVEDMPWMRAWRGEAVASERLMANVGGQTRHLLCSAAPIASGPDGRLGVVVTVRDISDQIDADSQREALLLELRLAKAAAEDASRAKSLFLANMSHEIRTPLNGIMGMTELALAKEPRKEVRQYLELLKQSAHSLLDIVNDILDLSRVESGEAQLVLREFVVRDELEAAVRPLALSAKQKGLAFSMDVAPDVPEILTGDPQRLRQIMINLTGNAVKFTRQGGIAVLVDIDALDRDPRGGKVLMHAQVRDTGIGIAPEHLANVFERFFTTAALDCPDSGGTGLGLAISRRLVEMMDGEIWVESVQGRGSTFHFTARLGLGEDRVRRFPPGQPAGQEPGTASPLRILLAEDNAINQLVLMDQLEARGYMTDLAHNGLEALRMLSVGDYDLVLMDVRMPEVDGEEAVRRIRAGETGNPDIPVVALTACALEGDRERLLACGMDDYLAKPVDMDALDRLLARFAF
- a CDS encoding RNA recognition motif domain-containing protein; amino-acid sequence: MAKSLYIGNLPFSATEGDLRTMFAQFGAVTRVNMITDRETGRPRGFAFVEIEGDVDGIIRALDGYRMSGRVLKVNEAKPREPRAPREAPDYRDSREYRPRQPRW
- the ablB gene encoding putative beta-lysine N-acetyltransferase translates to MTGNPNTRMAEDRIVRLGSALIQHGPLSDRVYLMKLEDADKGAEAAENVLALARSRDYGKVFVKAPAAASAAFLELGFEEEARVPGMLCGKRDVCFLARFRKPSRAKSRDAEAVRRVLDIALARTKRRSPPRVPSGYTFQVLGQEHCQEMAVLYGQVFASYPFPIHDPRYLCETMRTHVRYMGAFKDGSLAAVASAELDRKGQNAEMTDFATLPEHRGQGLASILLARLEEEAARLGVLTAYTIARAVSPGMNITFARAGYTFDGTLTRNTNIAGALECMNVWHKPLRTDARTEGRNAAA